The DNA window GATCACATTCAAAATGACGGGGGCATTATACACTGTGGCAAAAGTGCAGGCGGCGTGGAAGTCACCTTCAGCCGTTGAGCCCTCGCCCACCCATGTCGCAGCGATCCGGCTGTCGCCCTTGATCGCGCTGGCCATCGCCCAACCCACAGCCTGCGGCGTTTGGGTCGCGAGGTTGCCGCTGATCGAGAAGAAGCTGTGTTCCCGGCTCGAATACATGATCGGAAGCTGACGCCCCTTCAGCTTGTCGCCTTTGTTCGAATAGATCTGGTTGATCATTTCAATCAACGGATAGCCGCGCGAGATCAGGATGCCTTGCTGGCGATAAGATGGGAAAATCATATCGTCGCTCGCGAGAGCCATCGCGGCGGATATCGAGGTCGCCTCTTCACCTGTACATTTCATATAAAAGCTGGTTTTGCCCTGGCGCTGTCCACGAAACATCCGTTCATCAAACGCATGCACCATGGCAAAAGAGTGCAGCATCGTCCGCAAGGTATCCGGATCCAGTTTCGGATCCCACGGGCCATGGGCCTTGTTGTCATCTCCCAGAACACGAACGAGATCATAGCATAGCGAACTGGTTTCGATTGCATCGCAAACCTCGTCGGGCCGCGCCTGCGCGCCAGCTTCGGGCACGTGAATATGGGCAAAGTCCACGGGGTCGCCAGGGCGATAGGTTGGTTCGGGAACATGAAGCTCCAGCGCGGGCTTGTTTGCCCCCTTGCCTGCTGCTTCGTCGGGCCGGTTGGCCATAATCCTACTCTCCCCAGAGTGCCCTGCGCTCACATTTTGAGCGAGAGATGCAATCTTACGCGATGGCGTTATTTTATTTCACAAGCGGGCTCGGGTCAAGTTTTGCAGATTAGACTGCAATCGGTGCCTTCAACGCACCTTGCGGCAGATAGTCCGCGACCGTAAAATCCTCGATAGAATAGTCAAAAATTGTGTCCGGCCTTCTGCCAATTTCAAGCCTCGGCTTGCCTTCCGGTCCCCGCGAAAGCTGTTCTTCGACCAAATCTCCATGATTGAGGTAGAGATGGGTATCGCCGCCCATCCACACGAATTCGCCTGGCTCCAGATCGGTTTGCTGGGCAATCATCCGTTGCAATAATGCGGCCGACCACAGGTTGAAAGGCAACCCCAAGGCGACATCGCAGCTGCGTTGATAGAGCGCGCAATTGAGGCGCCCATCGGAAACGTGAAACTGATAGGTTTTGTGACACGGCGGCAGCGCCATCTGGTCAAGCTGGGCGACATTCCAGCCCTCTATAATATGACGGCGGCTACCCTGATTATTCCGCAGCGATTCGATAACTTCGGCGACTTGGTTGATGCCTGGGCCTTTGCGATAGGTGCCATCCGGCTGGTATTGATAGGTAGGCCAGTCGACCCATTGCTTGCCGTAAACGGGGCCAAGCTCGCCCCATCTTGCCGCGAAAACCTCATCCTTGACTATCTTAGCCGAAAACTCTTCGCGGGTTATCTCGCTACCGGTTTCGCGTCGATAGGTCTCGAGCGGCCAATCCGTCCAAATCTGGACATTCTGCCGGCACAATTCCCGAATGTTTGTGTCGCCGGTAAGAAACCACAACATCTCGCGCGTGGCGGTTTTCCAATAAACGCGCTTAGTTGTTAGCAGCGGCATTTTCCCGTCTGCCAGATCGAACCGCAAGATCGCGCCGAAGACGGACTTCGTGCCCACTCCGGTCCGATCGACACGTTCGCTGCCATGCTGCCAAATATGGCGCATCAGATCAAGATATTGCCACTCAGGATGGCGATCATCAGCTTGGCGATTCGGGAAGCCAGGATTGTTCATGCGCTGGTTCTAGACACGGCGGGGGCAGCTTGCCACCCCACCCGGGCATCCGTGACGCAGCCATGCTTGATAAAATGGAAAATCATTTTGGAACAACTTCTTGCGCGAACCATTACGAAGCCAATCAAGGAGTTTTAAACTATGCAAATTATCGTTCTTATCCTCAGCATTCTTCTGCCACCTGTGGGTGTCGCGATCAAACACGGTCTCAGTAACGATTTCTGGATCAATCTGATCTTGACGATTTTGGGAGTGATACCCGGCATCATCCATGCGCTTTACGTGAATTTCCTTCGATAATTTCACGAAGGTACACGCGATTAAATCAGGCGGCACCTGGCAACAGTCGCCGCCTGATTTTTTGTGTCATGGTCTTACCGCAAGACTGACGATGCCAAGAGCAAATGTCAGCAATCCCAAACCGGTAGAGAGATGCCACCGCAGCTGGATCCAACCAGAACCACCAAGACCCAGCTTGCGATCCACCAATGGTGACACCATCAGAAACAGTCCCAGCCACAGCAATGACGGTTCAGGCCAAGCCCAGCCTAGCGTCCATGGCAAAAACAACCCTAAACCTATTAGGCTAGGCAAAACCGCGGCGGCATACGCCCATTTCGGTGCATCCGGATTAGCCAAAGATTGACCCCACCAAACTCCCCCGAGAAAGCTGAAAATCAGCGCGGCATAGGCAAACCCGCCAGCCAGAGCGATCCAACCCCACTCGCCACCAGCCAAAAATAGGTAAAGCGCGAGCACCTGTGGTAGCAGCCCGGAATAGCCGAGCAACCGGACCCAGCGGAACGACTGCGGCGGAATATCATTGTTCATTGAAACCGGCACTTTCTTGCCCGAGTTACGACAGGCACCATCTTCTTCTTATGTCAGATGCAAAGAAACCATCCCGCCAGCGTGCGGTTCCCAGTTCGCGCTTGTCGCGTCTCTCCGGTTTCGGGCGCTTGGCCGGCGGGATCGCTGGCGGCATGATGGCAGAAGGGGCCAGGCGGCTGGCAACTGGACAATTGCCGAAACTGGAGGACATGATTCTTACGCCGGGTAATGCGATGCGCCTTGCAGATCGCCTATCGCACCTGCGCGGCGCGGCGATGAAGCTGGGCCAAATGATTTCGATGGATGCGGGCGATATTTTGCCGCCTGAATTGTCGAATATCCTCGCAAGCCTCCGCGATCGGGCGAATTTTATGCCGCCGCGTCAATTGCAGCAAATATTGCGCGCTGAGTGGGGTGATGACTGGCGCTCCAAATTCGCCGATTTTCATATGCAACCAATCGCGGCAGCCTCTATCGGTCAAGTCCATAAGGCGGTTACGCACGACGGACGCACCCTAGCAATTAAGGTTCAATATCCCGGCATTCGCGAAAGCATTGATGCCGATGTCGACAATGTTGCGACCCTGCTGCGAATGTCCAATATGATACCTCCGCAGTTGGAACTGTTCCCGCTCCTCGAAGCCGCCAAGGCGCAGTTACATGAGGAAGCCGATTACCAGCGCGAGGGCGAACAAATGCAGCTCTATCGCCGGTTGCTGGAAGGTGAAGATGGTTTTGTTGTGCCAATATTGGACGAAGAATTTACAGGTGACCGTGTCATCGCGATGAGTTTTGAATCCGGTGTACCGATTGAAAGTCTTGAGACAGTAGATCAGGACACACGGAACCAAGTGACCGAACGTGTTATTCGTCTGGTCATGCGCGAATTGTTCGAATTCGGAGTGATGCAAACCGACCCGAATTTCGCCAATTTCCAATACCAGCCCGATACCGGCAAGATTGTGCTGCTCGATTTCGGCGCGACACGCCTTGTTTCAGCGAAAATCCAATCTTCCTATCGGAACCTGCTTGTCGCGGCGTTGGATGGTGACGCCGATGATGTTCTGGTTGCTTCTGCCGCCGCGGGGTTCGTGAATCCTGCCGCATTAACACGCCACCGCGCCAGCGTTGAAAACATGACCCAAATCATTCTCAATGAATTCGCACGAGAGGAACCTTTTGACTTTGGCGACCGGGCCTTCGTGGCGGTGCTCAGGGACGAAGGAATGCGCATCGCCGCAGACCGCGAGGCATGGCACTTGCCGCCTGCCGAAACGCTGTTCGTCCAACGCAAGGTCAGCGGAACCGCCATGCTCGGCGCACGGCTCAAAGCTAAAGTCGCTGTGCGGGAAATCTTGGCCGAAGCGCTCGAATGGAACGCTCCGGCATAACTAAAATCAGTCAATCACGATCCGACCGATCAACTTGCGGCCTTCGGCATCGGGCTGCATTTCTACGTCGATTGTCTCCTCGACTTGGCTATCCGTGGCAAAGTTTCGAATTAAACGGACTGTTACAACAGACGGACCATTCGGATTGCGCCGGTCGACCGAGAACGTGTTGATCTCGATCCGGTAAGTGCCGTCAGGTGCCTCACGAAGCTGATATTCCTCCGGGCCATAGCCGCCTGTTAAATCATGCGTATAGCGCGCGCCCGCGCGCGAGGTCTCGTTGCTGAATCCAACTTCTTCGCCCGATGGCTCACGCACCCACAGATCCAGATCGGTGCGCGGCGTATTCCATTCCGCTACCACCCTCACATCAACCGGCAAAGCCGCGACAAATTGCGAATCGAGCATCACGCCTTCCGCCTGCTGACCACCAAGCTCGACTATCAGTGCGTTAGCTTCAGCCAAGGCAATCTCGCCGACTTTTTCGTAAATGCCCTCCCAACGCTTCATCGCCACGCCAACCATGATCTTTTGCGCTTCGACGATATCGTCGCGATTGTCGGTCCGGCGGCCCCGTTCGGCATAGGCCTGTGACAGAGCCATCAAAGGTTGCGGGCGGTCAGATTCGGTATCTGCCAGCAGTTTGAGCAGCCATATGGCGCGATCTGCGTCCCCGTATCGCAGCAACCTTTGGGCGACGATTGCCAAAGTCTGATTGTCCTTGGATGGCAAATCAAGCGCAGCTTCGGCAGCGCGCCTC is part of the Pontixanthobacter gangjinensis genome and encodes:
- a CDS encoding 3-methyl-2-oxobutanoate dehydrogenase (2-methylpropanoyl-transferring) subunit alpha — encoded protein: MANRPDEAAGKGANKPALELHVPEPTYRPGDPVDFAHIHVPEAGAQARPDEVCDAIETSSLCYDLVRVLGDDNKAHGPWDPKLDPDTLRTMLHSFAMVHAFDERMFRGQRQGKTSFYMKCTGEEATSISAAMALASDDMIFPSYRQQGILISRGYPLIEMINQIYSNKGDKLKGRQLPIMYSSREHSFFSISGNLATQTPQAVGWAMASAIKGDSRIAATWVGEGSTAEGDFHAACTFATVYNAPVILNVINNQWAISSFSGFAGGERTTFAARALGYGLAGIRVDGNDPLAVYAAERWAANRARANGGPTLIEHFTYRAEGHSTSDDPSGYRSAQEREEWPLGDPVTRLKNHLIELGEWDEERQVAMDLACAEEVKAATKEAEKNGILGHGLHHPFRTMFEDVFEELPWHLKEQSEQAIRERETKFPEGRPGS
- the thyA gene encoding thymidylate synthase is translated as MNNPGFPNRQADDRHPEWQYLDLMRHIWQHGSERVDRTGVGTKSVFGAILRFDLADGKMPLLTTKRVYWKTATREMLWFLTGDTNIRELCRQNVQIWTDWPLETYRRETGSEITREEFSAKIVKDEVFAARWGELGPVYGKQWVDWPTYQYQPDGTYRKGPGINQVAEVIESLRNNQGSRRHIIEGWNVAQLDQMALPPCHKTYQFHVSDGRLNCALYQRSCDVALGLPFNLWSAALLQRMIAQQTDLEPGEFVWMGGDTHLYLNHGDLVEEQLSRGPEGKPRLEIGRRPDTIFDYSIEDFTVADYLPQGALKAPIAV
- a CDS encoding YqaE/Pmp3 family membrane protein, which gives rise to MQIIVLILSILLPPVGVAIKHGLSNDFWINLILTILGVIPGIIHALYVNFLR
- a CDS encoding DUF3429 domain-containing protein encodes the protein MNNDIPPQSFRWVRLLGYSGLLPQVLALYLFLAGGEWGWIALAGGFAYAALIFSFLGGVWWGQSLANPDAPKWAYAAAVLPSLIGLGLFLPWTLGWAWPEPSLLWLGLFLMVSPLVDRKLGLGGSGWIQLRWHLSTGLGLLTFALGIVSLAVRP
- a CDS encoding ABC1 kinase family protein → MSDAKKPSRQRAVPSSRLSRLSGFGRLAGGIAGGMMAEGARRLATGQLPKLEDMILTPGNAMRLADRLSHLRGAAMKLGQMISMDAGDILPPELSNILASLRDRANFMPPRQLQQILRAEWGDDWRSKFADFHMQPIAAASIGQVHKAVTHDGRTLAIKVQYPGIRESIDADVDNVATLLRMSNMIPPQLELFPLLEAAKAQLHEEADYQREGEQMQLYRRLLEGEDGFVVPILDEEFTGDRVIAMSFESGVPIESLETVDQDTRNQVTERVIRLVMRELFEFGVMQTDPNFANFQYQPDTGKIVLLDFGATRLVSAKIQSSYRNLLVAALDGDADDVLVASAAAGFVNPAALTRHRASVENMTQIILNEFAREEPFDFGDRAFVAVLRDEGMRIAADREAWHLPPAETLFVQRKVSGTAMLGARLKAKVAVREILAEALEWNAPA